A section of the Spirosoma pollinicola genome encodes:
- a CDS encoding efflux transporter outer membrane subunit, producing MIKFFSSVLILSSLAVQLNAQTAPLNAPGGSVTIQPGTGPANAPGTVQTQSGSTVGNAVPSATVAASDLSPTITVSGFRRFGDPMLESLIQQGLDNSPNLRAALSRLEESRIRVRVAQSFLSPSVRSSALITTQSLSERRPLSVANQADLLPRFQLNTFQLLPIDASYELDLFKRIRSGITVANLQAQASDADYQSFRLSLASDIARTYMLIRGNDAEQAVFRRNIQSRDTTLSILRERFRVGLINQIDVQRAETDYAGLQVTLKGLERARVELVNGLAQLCGQSPIDFSVPPGALPSAVPTYPYASVTAEQLQRRPDLVQYIRQNQVAAAQVILQQASTQPRVTLIGSGGILSGKIGNWVTPSAGTYIVGINASVPLYEGHRARQNIALSRQQTQTNQQIYLQALQLAQRDAETALDNLTLLRQQIELQERTLTLARRTEQYNRELYVRGLATYLEVLDAQRTILTTEQQLVQLRSQEVQYAVALLRTIGGDY from the coding sequence ATGATCAAGTTTTTCAGTAGCGTTCTCATTTTAAGTAGTTTAGCCGTTCAGCTAAACGCACAAACTGCTCCGCTGAATGCCCCCGGTGGCTCAGTTACTATTCAGCCGGGCACCGGGCCTGCCAACGCGCCGGGTACGGTTCAGACACAATCCGGCAGCACTGTTGGGAATGCAGTACCGTCGGCAACTGTAGCCGCAAGCGATTTAAGTCCAACAATAACCGTCAGTGGTTTTCGGCGGTTTGGCGATCCCATGCTGGAGTCGTTGATTCAGCAGGGGCTGGACAACAGCCCGAATTTACGGGCAGCACTGAGCCGTCTGGAGGAGTCGCGCATTCGGGTTCGGGTAGCGCAGTCGTTTCTATCGCCCTCTGTGCGGAGTTCGGCTCTGATTACTACCCAGAGTTTGTCAGAACGCCGGCCACTTTCTGTTGCTAATCAGGCCGATTTATTACCACGTTTTCAGTTGAATACGTTCCAACTGTTACCCATTGACGCCAGCTATGAACTGGATTTGTTCAAGCGGATTCGGAGTGGAATCACCGTCGCTAATTTGCAGGCGCAAGCCAGCGATGCCGATTATCAATCGTTTCGACTGTCGCTGGCTTCTGATATTGCCCGGACATACATGCTCATTCGGGGAAACGACGCTGAACAGGCCGTTTTTCGTCGGAATATCCAGTCGCGTGACACCACCCTGTCTATCCTCCGCGAACGCTTTCGGGTAGGGTTAATCAATCAGATTGATGTACAGCGTGCCGAAACAGACTACGCGGGATTGCAGGTGACGCTCAAAGGACTGGAGCGCGCCCGCGTTGAACTCGTTAATGGGCTGGCCCAGTTGTGCGGCCAAAGCCCCATCGACTTTTCGGTGCCACCGGGTGCGTTGCCATCTGCGGTACCAACCTATCCCTATGCCAGCGTCACTGCCGAACAACTTCAGCGCCGACCTGATTTGGTGCAGTATATTCGACAAAATCAGGTGGCAGCTGCCCAGGTAATTCTCCAGCAAGCCAGCACGCAACCACGAGTTACCTTAATTGGATCGGGTGGTATTTTGTCGGGTAAAATAGGCAACTGGGTAACACCCAGTGCTGGTACATACATTGTTGGCATAAATGCTTCTGTGCCCCTTTACGAAGGTCATCGGGCACGACAAAATATCGCCCTGTCGAGACAGCAAACCCAAACCAATCAGCAAATTTATTTGCAGGCTCTCCAATTAGCCCAGCGCGATGCCGAAACCGCACTGGATAATTTGACTCTTCTGCGTCAGCAAATCGAGTTGCAGGAGCGAACATTGACGTTGGCACGCCGAACAGAACAATATAACCGCGAACTTTACGTGCGCGGACTAGCTACTTATTTGGAAGTACTCGATGCTCAACGGACTATTCTGACAACCGAGCAGCAATTAGTACAGCTTCGCAGCCAGGAAGTTCAGTATGCGGTAGCCCTTCTTCGAACAATTGGGGGGGACTATTAG
- a CDS encoding efflux RND transporter periplasmic adaptor subunit, with product MKALRILIPLLLLIAVFVFFGVLPRIRNTQELKAAVSEDKNREPIVNVVPLKHSSDTTGLTLPGQIQPYRQTPLYARTQGFLRRWYVDIGGKVKQGQLLATIDAPELDQDIARAKADQQLAKVNLDRLESVQLPGAIARQDIDTRRSAVTVAQANLGRLEALKNLQQIRAPFSGIITSRTAENGTMVSPGAGQPLFTLSEVGSLRVFVDVPQTYYQNMKIGMPATVTIPELKNQTFKGTVMHTSGALRSDSRTLLAEVVIPNPKQGLPSGLYSMVKFDMISAQAPVLIPANALQITAEGPRVVVVDSGLRVHFIPITLGRDYGTTLEAVSGLTGQELVVTNPNDRLRDGQKVRFRKAVVGKTVAQR from the coding sequence ATGAAAGCACTTCGCATCCTGATTCCCCTTCTGCTGCTCATCGCGGTGTTCGTTTTTTTCGGCGTATTGCCGCGAATTCGAAATACCCAGGAACTGAAAGCGGCCGTTTCGGAAGATAAAAATCGTGAACCTATTGTGAACGTGGTGCCGCTAAAGCACTCGTCAGATACCACCGGGCTAACGTTGCCCGGCCAGATACAGCCCTATCGGCAAACGCCCCTTTATGCCCGAACTCAGGGTTTTCTGCGTCGTTGGTATGTTGATATTGGTGGAAAAGTGAAACAGGGACAGCTCCTGGCAACGATCGACGCGCCCGAACTTGATCAGGATATTGCCCGCGCCAAAGCCGATCAGCAACTGGCTAAAGTTAACCTCGATCGACTGGAGAGCGTTCAATTGCCCGGCGCCATTGCGCGGCAGGATATTGACACCCGCCGGTCGGCGGTGACGGTAGCGCAGGCTAATCTGGGTCGCCTGGAAGCGTTGAAAAACCTACAGCAAATTCGGGCTCCCTTCAGCGGTATTATCACCAGCCGGACAGCCGAAAATGGGACAATGGTGTCGCCGGGAGCCGGACAGCCGCTCTTCACACTATCGGAAGTAGGTTCGCTTCGGGTGTTTGTCGATGTGCCGCAGACCTATTATCAAAACATGAAAATTGGGATGCCCGCTACAGTGACTATTCCTGAATTGAAAAATCAAACCTTCAAAGGTACTGTTATGCACACCTCGGGCGCTTTGCGGAGCGACTCCCGCACGTTACTGGCCGAAGTAGTTATTCCGAACCCCAAACAGGGATTGCCATCGGGCCTGTATAGTATGGTTAAGTTCGATATGATTAGTGCACAGGCGCCTGTACTGATTCCGGCAAATGCGTTACAGATAACCGCAGAGGGGCCTCGTGTTGTGGTCGTTGATAGTGGTCTGCGTGTTCATTTTATTCCCATCACACTAGGGCGCGATTATGGAACAACCCTCGAAGCGGTGAGCGGTTTAACGGGTCAGGAACTGGTTGTCACAAATCCAAACGACCGTCTGCGCGATGGTCAAAAAGTAAGATTTCGAAAGGCCGTAGTCGGCAAAACAGTAGCTCAGCGATGA
- a CDS encoding DUF952 domain-containing protein: protein MNLIYHIVPAADWAKQENQPIYEAPSLQTEGFIHLSQKEQVAGTLSRYYKNMPDLLLLHVDTGKLTNELKYELATNNESFPHLYGFLNKDAVVHIETLDAQL from the coding sequence ATGAACCTGATTTATCACATTGTTCCTGCCGCCGACTGGGCCAAACAGGAAAACCAGCCTATATACGAAGCCCCAAGTTTACAAACCGAAGGCTTTATTCATCTGTCGCAAAAGGAACAAGTTGCCGGAACACTGAGTCGATATTACAAAAATATGCCCGACTTACTGTTGCTCCATGTTGATACCGGCAAACTAACGAATGAGCTGAAATACGAACTGGCAACTAACAATGAATCATTTCCACATCTGTATGGCTTCCTCAATAAAGACGCGGTGGTTCATATCGAAACTTTAGACGCTCAATTATAA
- a CDS encoding efflux RND transporter permease subunit, translating to MWIVRLALEKKYTIAVMALLIMIMGGLAVTQMPTDIFPRINIPVVSVIWGYSGLSTNEMEKMITNFSETSLINNVSDIQRLESQTYNGTAVLKIFFQPSVKIEEALAQVTAISQTILVRMPPGTQPPLIVRYNATDVPVLQLGLSSDSLTEAQITDYAQTRVRPQISTVPGSRLSQAFGGKSRQIAVDLEPDQLVAYNVTPEEVTNAVAAQNLTLPGGSLRLAEREYNVRLNSKPDVIATLNDIPIKTIGGTTVHMRDVANVHDGAAVQSNIVKQDGSKGVLMRIVKTGNASTTEIVDKIKNQILPTVRAAAPSNLRIEALFDQSVFVRASIKGVLVEGMIAALLTAGLILLFLGSWRSTLIVAVSIPLSILSSLIILYLLGETLNIQTLGGLALAIGILVDDATVTIENIHRNEELGMPLRQAILEGAQQIATPTLVSTLTICIVFTSVLFLEGPARFLFGPLAEAVVFAMLASYILSRTLVPALADLMLKGEAQHNHDTTKRPNAFARFYNRFNTGFERFQVRYIRALEWVLNNRRTVLSVFLVVVIFTFVLLPFVGRDFFPQVDGGQMRLHLRAPAGTRLESSEKIAAQTAEIVREVIPEDEISSVISNIGLTSERYNFFFSDNSSASSADAELLISLNEERSHSTGDYVRELRARLREEMPDVTYFFLPADIVSQILNFGLTAAIDVQVSGFDRANNLRVAKELVDKIGQVPGAVDVHLHQVLDAPELFLSVDRERAGQFGLTEQRVATNLNISLSGTGQTRPNFWPDPVSGFPYIIAVQTPPYKLDSYDKLLQTPIAAGQADRSTPQLLSNVMTMKRTVAPVIINRVNTQPSYDVYASVEKTDLGSVAKALEELTAEYKTQLKPGNTVSIRGQVESMESAFSRLGLGIVFAALLVYLLMVVNFQSFRYPFIIITALPGALCGMVWMLFLTGTTFSIPSLMGAIMSVGVATANSILLVSFAKDHLPEVGGNAYEAALEAGRTRLRPILMTAIAMIIGMLPMSLGLGEGGEQNAPLGRAVIGGLLLATFTTLLFVPVVFSYLARKPKADTQAPTVV from the coding sequence ATGTGGATTGTACGCCTGGCGTTAGAAAAAAAATATACCATCGCTGTCATGGCGTTGCTCATTATGATTATGGGCGGGCTGGCGGTTACACAAATGCCAACCGATATCTTTCCGCGTATCAATATTCCGGTAGTTTCTGTTATTTGGGGATATAGCGGCCTCTCGACCAACGAGATGGAAAAGATGATTACCAACTTTTCCGAGACATCGCTTATCAATAACGTTAGTGATATTCAACGGCTAGAATCGCAAACGTATAATGGTACCGCCGTTTTAAAGATTTTCTTTCAGCCATCGGTCAAGATTGAAGAAGCGCTCGCCCAGGTAACGGCTATTTCGCAAACAATCCTTGTCCGGATGCCGCCAGGTACGCAGCCGCCCCTTATTGTTCGCTATAACGCCACTGATGTTCCGGTTCTGCAATTAGGTCTTTCCTCTGACAGCCTGACCGAAGCCCAGATTACGGACTACGCTCAAACGCGGGTTCGACCTCAAATCTCGACTGTACCCGGTAGTCGTTTGTCGCAGGCATTTGGCGGGAAAAGCCGCCAGATCGCGGTGGATCTCGAACCGGATCAGTTAGTGGCTTATAATGTTACACCCGAAGAAGTAACGAATGCGGTGGCGGCTCAGAATTTAACCCTGCCTGGTGGTTCATTGCGACTGGCCGAGCGTGAGTATAACGTTCGCCTGAACTCCAAGCCGGATGTGATCGCAACCCTGAACGATATACCCATCAAGACCATTGGCGGCACAACGGTTCACATGCGTGATGTGGCCAATGTACACGATGGTGCCGCTGTCCAGTCCAACATCGTTAAGCAGGACGGTAGTAAAGGTGTATTGATGCGGATCGTAAAGACGGGTAATGCTTCAACGACCGAGATTGTCGATAAGATAAAGAACCAGATTCTGCCAACGGTTCGGGCGGCCGCTCCATCAAATCTGCGAATTGAAGCCCTGTTCGATCAATCAGTTTTTGTGCGGGCGTCGATTAAGGGCGTTTTGGTCGAAGGTATGATTGCGGCCCTGCTCACGGCGGGCTTGATTTTACTGTTTTTGGGTAGCTGGCGCAGCACGCTTATTGTAGCGGTTTCCATTCCGCTGTCAATTTTGTCGTCGCTTATTATCCTGTACCTACTGGGCGAAACATTAAATATCCAAACACTTGGCGGTCTGGCACTGGCCATTGGTATTCTGGTCGATGATGCCACGGTAACTATCGAAAACATTCACCGAAACGAAGAATTGGGTATGCCGCTCCGCCAGGCTATTCTGGAAGGAGCCCAGCAAATTGCTACGCCAACGCTTGTGTCGACGCTCACGATCTGTATTGTGTTTACGTCGGTACTGTTCCTCGAAGGCCCAGCGCGATTCCTGTTTGGACCACTTGCCGAAGCGGTCGTTTTTGCCATGCTGGCCTCTTATATACTATCGCGGACCCTCGTCCCGGCCCTCGCCGATCTGATGTTAAAAGGCGAAGCGCAGCATAATCATGATACCACAAAACGGCCAAATGCGTTTGCACGGTTTTATAACCGGTTCAATACTGGTTTTGAACGCTTTCAGGTTCGCTATATCCGGGCGCTGGAATGGGTACTGAACAATCGCCGTACGGTACTGAGCGTATTTCTGGTTGTGGTGATTTTTACATTTGTGCTGCTTCCGTTTGTTGGGCGGGATTTCTTTCCGCAAGTGGATGGTGGTCAAATGAGACTTCACCTGCGGGCCCCGGCTGGCACAAGGCTTGAGTCATCGGAGAAGATAGCCGCCCAAACGGCCGAAATTGTGCGAGAGGTGATTCCGGAAGACGAAATTAGCTCAGTTATCAGCAACATTGGTTTAACATCGGAACGCTACAATTTCTTCTTTTCCGATAATTCGTCGGCCAGCTCGGCCGATGCAGAATTGCTGATCTCACTCAATGAAGAGCGGTCGCACTCAACCGGCGATTATGTTCGCGAGCTACGCGCCCGTCTACGGGAAGAAATGCCTGACGTTACGTATTTCTTTCTCCCCGCCGATATTGTTAGCCAGATTCTTAACTTCGGACTGACGGCCGCCATTGACGTACAGGTATCCGGTTTCGACCGGGCCAACAACCTTAGAGTAGCCAAAGAATTGGTTGATAAAATAGGTCAGGTACCGGGCGCTGTTGATGTACACTTGCATCAGGTGCTGGATGCCCCCGAACTGTTCTTGTCTGTTGATCGCGAACGCGCCGGGCAGTTTGGTCTGACTGAGCAGCGCGTGGCAACCAATCTAAACATTTCGCTAAGTGGCACCGGCCAGACCCGCCCAAACTTCTGGCCCGATCCGGTTAGTGGTTTTCCGTACATTATTGCGGTGCAAACGCCACCCTATAAACTGGATTCATACGATAAGCTGCTCCAAACGCCCATTGCGGCCGGACAGGCAGACCGGTCTACGCCCCAACTACTTAGTAACGTAATGACCATGAAGCGTACTGTGGCGCCGGTTATTATTAACCGGGTCAACACGCAGCCTAGTTACGACGTGTATGCATCAGTCGAAAAAACAGATTTAGGCTCCGTAGCTAAGGCGCTGGAAGAACTTACCGCCGAGTATAAAACGCAGCTTAAACCTGGTAACACCGTCTCGATTCGGGGGCAGGTTGAAAGTATGGAAAGTGCCTTTAGCCGGTTAGGGCTGGGTATTGTGTTTGCGGCTTTGCTGGTTTACCTGCTCATGGTAGTCAACTTCCAGTCCTTTCGCTACCCATTTATTATCATTACGGCGTTGCCCGGTGCTTTGTGCGGCATGGTCTGGATGCTGTTTTTAACGGGCACAACATTCAGTATTCCTTCATTGATGGGAGCTATTATGAGCGTGGGCGTAGCCACAGCAAACAGTATCTTGTTGGTAAGCTTTGCCAAAGACCACCTGCCCGAAGTTGGTGGGAATGCCTATGAAGCGGCTTTGGAAGCAGGCCGAACGCGTTTGCGCCCAATTCTGATGACGGCCATTGCCATGATTATTGGTATGCTTCCTATGTCTTTAGGGCTGGGTGAAGGTGGCGAGCAAAATGCGCCGTTAGGCCGGGCTGTCATTGGCGGGTTGCTACTGGCTACCTTTACGACACTCTTATTTGTACCCGTCGTATTCAGCTACCTGGCCCGGAAACCCAAGGCCGATACTCAAGCACCAACTGTTGTCTAA